One segment of Pantoea sp. Lij88 DNA contains the following:
- a CDS encoding DNA-binding protein: MEYSFTLRFSLPEGHAPVDEMLETLAAAGCDDALIGMGMPGRIALEFTREADSATNVLMQAEQDVLRAIPGATLVEAAPDFVGLTDVAEIIGMTRQNMRKLMLSHRPPFPLPVHDGKTAIWHLADVLEWLSQRGNYTLPAATRELAQVTRQRNLNGSLQRYGLHA, translated from the coding sequence ATGGAATATTCTTTTACACTGCGGTTCAGCCTGCCAGAAGGGCATGCGCCGGTTGATGAGATGCTGGAAACGCTGGCAGCAGCAGGCTGTGATGATGCTTTGATTGGCATGGGGATGCCGGGGCGCATTGCACTGGAATTTACCCGGGAGGCTGACTCTGCAACGAATGTCCTGATGCAGGCGGAACAGGATGTGCTGCGCGCGATACCGGGTGCCACGCTGGTGGAAGCGGCACCCGATTTTGTGGGATTGACGGATGTAGCGGAGATCATCGGCATGACGCGTCAGAATATGCGTAAGCTAATGCTCAGCCACCGCCCGCCGTTTCCGCTGCCGGTACATGACGGTAAAACCGCTATCTGGCACTTAGCGGATGTGCTGGAGTGGCTGAGCCAGCGTGGCAACTATACGCTGCCTGCGGCGACCCGTGAGCTGGCTCAGGTAACGCGGCAACGCAATCTTAACGGGTCGCTGCAACGTTACGGCCTGCATGCCTGA
- the mgtE gene encoding magnesium transporter: MSASQSQRLSEIRHRILTLLLNEHDLVDALLEKSGDLNPEQQRENAAQRDALEQDILQLHAADLADILEALPEEERQALWRLVPNERRGHVLVEASETVWASLTEEMSDRDILRAIQPLDIDDQVWLARYLPRDLTGRLLATVEPALRARMLDMVQLDRDRVGRVMDFNILTVRDDVTLATVQRFLRKRKSMPGGTDKLFITNKENQLLGELLLTDILLNKPKTLVSDVMNARPTTFQLNDKAEDAASAFERYNLISAAVTDAKGKLIGRVTIEDIIDLVNAENESNIRKMGGISQEEDVFAPVRKSVRKRWAWLAINLCTAFVASRVIGLFEGTISQIVALATLMPIVAGIGGNTGNQTITMIVRALALHQVEPGNFSFLIVRELGVALINGLFWGGIMGGITWLMYDNMALGGVMMLAMALNLLLAALMGVLVPLVMTKMKRDPAVGSSVLITALTDTGGFFIFLGLATIFLLPH; this comes from the coding sequence GTGTCTGCTTCTCAATCTCAACGTTTAAGTGAAATACGTCATCGCATTCTGACGCTGCTGCTCAACGAGCACGATCTGGTTGATGCTCTGCTGGAGAAATCCGGCGATCTCAATCCTGAACAGCAACGTGAAAATGCGGCCCAGCGTGATGCGCTGGAACAGGACATTCTGCAACTGCATGCCGCTGACCTCGCGGATATTCTCGAAGCCCTGCCCGAAGAAGAACGTCAGGCGCTGTGGCGACTGGTACCGAACGAGCGGCGCGGCCATGTGCTGGTTGAAGCCTCTGAAACGGTCTGGGCCAGCCTCACCGAAGAGATGAGCGACCGCGATATCCTGCGTGCTATTCAGCCGCTGGATATTGACGACCAGGTCTGGCTGGCGCGTTATCTGCCGCGTGACCTGACCGGACGCCTGCTGGCGACCGTAGAACCAGCCCTGCGCGCCCGCATGCTCGATATGGTGCAGCTCGACCGTGACCGCGTGGGCCGGGTGATGGATTTTAATATCCTGACGGTGCGCGACGATGTCACCCTGGCGACGGTGCAGCGTTTTCTGCGCAAGCGCAAAAGCATGCCGGGCGGTACCGATAAGCTGTTTATCACCAATAAAGAGAATCAGCTGCTGGGCGAGCTGCTGCTGACGGATATCCTGCTTAACAAACCCAAAACGCTGGTCAGCGACGTCATGAACGCGCGTCCTACTACCTTCCAGCTCAACGATAAGGCCGAAGACGCCGCCAGCGCCTTTGAGCGTTATAACCTCATCTCTGCCGCCGTCACCGACGCGAAGGGCAAACTGATTGGCCGTGTGACCATTGAAGACATTATCGACCTGGTGAATGCCGAAAACGAAAGTAACATTCGTAAAATGGGCGGTATCAGTCAGGAAGAGGATGTCTTCGCGCCGGTGCGTAAATCGGTGCGTAAACGCTGGGCCTGGCTGGCGATAAATCTCTGCACCGCCTTTGTCGCCTCGCGGGTTATCGGTCTGTTTGAGGGAACCATTTCGCAAATCGTGGCCCTCGCGACCCTGATGCCGATCGTCGCGGGTATCGGCGGTAATACCGGCAATCAGACCATCACCATGATTGTGCGGGCGCTGGCCTTACATCAGGTTGAACCGGGTAACTTCTCGTTTCTGATTGTCCGTGAACTTGGCGTGGCGCTGATAAACGGCCTGTTCTGGGGAGGCATCATGGGCGGCATTACCTGGCTCATGTATGACAATATGGCGCTGGGCGGGGTCATGATGCTGGCGATGGCGCTGAACCTGCTGCTGGCCGCGCTGATGGGCGTGCTGGTGCCGCTGGTCATGACCAAAATGAAGCGCGATCCGGCCGTCGGCTCCAGCGTCCTGATCACCGCACTGACCGATACCGGCGGCTTCTTTATCTTCCTGGGACTGGCGACGATCTTCCTGCTGCCACACTGA
- a CDS encoding YfgG family protein, translating into MNSAISPRRRQKTGTMTRIVLLISFIILFSRLIFILPAAFEHHQQQKAIPGPVTVTSGDTR; encoded by the coding sequence GTGAACAGCGCTATTTCTCCCCGAAGACGTCAAAAAACCGGCACCATGACCCGCATTGTGCTGCTGATTAGTTTTATCATTCTCTTTAGTCGCCTGATTTTTATCCTGCCTGCTGCCTTCGAGCATCATCAGCAACAGAAAGCTATTCCTGGACCGGTCACCGTTACATCAGGTGATACGCGTTAA